Within the Thalassoglobus sp. JC818 genome, the region CCCTCACCGAGTGTATCGAGCTTTCGCCCGAGTTCTCGACAAAGCCGAGCTGACGACCAGCAGCCTTCAGGCGGAGGCGTTTCAGTCAAAACTGCACGCACAAGTCGTTCGACATCGTTCAGGTTGGCTTCCATCTCCAGAGTGTCGTAAACCCTGTTGTAGCCTTGCTCAAAGAGCACAGTGTCGTTTTTCGTCGGATCGTACTCGTAGTGACTCAGCCCGATCGACTCCGTAAGGCCATGCGCCATCAATGCTCCGGTCGAAACGACAGCGTCGACGAGACCTCGATCGATCATCTCACAAATGACTGTCCCCATCTTGGCGACCGTCATTGCTCCCGAGAGTGTCATCACAACGACACAGTCTGGATCGCGAGCCATTTCCAGAAAGATGTCGAGGGCATGACCGAGCTGTCGACCTGCAAAGGCTGTTTTTGACATTCCTCGCAGAAGTGAGGCAAAGCTGTCAACATTCCCTAAATCCAATGACTCCAGTGGCTTGAGTCCATCTTCGCGTCCGTCGTGTAATTCTCGGTGACTCATGTCAGGTTGACTCCAGGTCTTGAATAAAGTGCAAACCTTGGGATTCCGGGCAAAGTTTGCGGATTTTCACGGATTGAACTCATGTATCGATGGGACGATGACGATCACAAGTGTGTGTCTGAACGGATTCCATTTCAAGGGTTTGTTCACACTCACTTCCAGAACGTCGCCTTGACAGTAAGTTGCTGTTGCACATACAGTTGAGTCATTATCAACCTGTATAGCCCAGCGATGAGCGTCATCGGTCAGCCGGGAGTGGAGAGTCGTGACAAAAAAAGAAATCGTCAAGACAATCTCTGAAGAGTGTGGTCTGACTCAACTGAAAACTAAAGAGATCGTTCAGAAGACTTTCGAAGCGATCATCGACACTCTCGTCACGGAGGGACGCATCGAACTGCGTAACTTCGGAGTGTTTGAGGTGAAAAAGCGTGCCGCAAGAAAGGCACGAAACCCTCGATCCGGCGAGCGAGTGGATGTTCCCGAGAAGTTTGTCGTGACATTCAAACCGGGAAAGGAGATGGAGGAAAGAGTCCTGTTGCTCCAGGAACAATCGGCTCAAGCTGCACAACAGAGTTCTGATCCACAGAATTCCGCAGCTGAGCAAAGTGCCCCACAACAGCCTCAACTGAATCCTCCGCCTGCACCGCAGGCTCCTCCAATTTCACCGACTGAGAATTCACAACCCACGAACTCACCAACACATACTCAACCTTCGAATTCCTATCCTCCACCCGGAGGTTAACTTCAGCATCGTTGCGACGATCCTGAGTTAATGGGAAATCGATTGATAGTGGCAGAATGAACGCTGCCAATTCCCGATGACGATGACAGGATTGTCGCCACCTCCCCCTCACCGGAGTTCGGTGACGACAATTGACACTCCCCGAAGCCTCAAGATGAGTCATGCGGAGTCAAGGAGGATACCGATGCGGAAACTATTGCTGCTTCTTGCTTTAACGGCCACTTTGACGGCATCGTCCGGCTGCGTCGTTCCGATCTGGAGTGCCACTCCCGACGTCAGAACGAAACAACTGATTTATCAATCAGAAAACTATCGCCACATTCCAAACATCTGGGAACGAATCTGGTTTCTTGATATGCCAGACACCGGCACCCCATACCGAACACACGGCGGCGTGATCTAAAACGCCAGCCAAAGCTGTTCCTGCCCGCAAAGCGGTTCGCCAGAACAACTTTCGTTTTGCTTTTCAGAGCATCATGGAACTGTCAGTGCGAATTCACGCGGGCAATCGGGACGAAATCCAGATCGAGCCTATTCGGCGAGTGAAATCTGCTCGTGAGACGGGTCTCAATCATCGCGGGCAACCGGTTCGTCCTCCTTGCTTCAAACTCACGTTTGTTTCCGCGAGAGTGAAGCTTCGGTCATCGTGTATCCAACGGCCTCAGCCAGTCATTCACTAGGCTGGCGAGGCTACATGGCCGCAGGTTTTCACCATTCATCCAGTGCGGACAAACTCTCCAGCGCTCTGCCGCGCGGCCAATTCTTCCCGACTCTCTTCTCTTCGCACGAGTCATGCATTGCTCAATGTCACTTGGGCGAGCTTAGACATCACGCCGGGCAGGTCATTAACTCCACTGAGGCGATGACGCGACCTGACCGAGACTGACTCCCACCACATCCGCAGAATGTCATCTCATTTCTGATGTCTAGATGTTGGTGTCTGTTGGGAAGCAGCCGCGGTTTCTCACCGTGAGACTCTTCGTTTCTCTCTCCCGCCGTGGTTCGATCTGTCTCGAAAAGAATGTCTGTCGTCTTCATGGGCGTCGCTGGAGATTCGTCGCTGAGTCCTGTACCCTCACGGTACAATCGCTGTGATTCGAGTGATCATTTCCATATCCCCAGCTCTACTTCACATCTTAAGAGAGAGACGATGATCAAGTTGCACTTGAACAGGAATGCGCTTGCAAGGAATGCTCAATTACTTCTCACTATTACCTCAGTAGCAGTCTTCTCCTTCGCTGCAAATCGCGAATTGTCGGCGGAACAGAATCTGACTTCTCTGCTGAGCAAGTTGCCTGAGAGTACGAACTCTATCATCGCTGTGGATGCAGACCGACTGCGAAACAGCCCGCTCGGAAAACAGGAAAACTGGGAAGCAGCGAACGAAGCTGCATATGTGAACTCTCCGTTTTTGATGCCACCAGAAAGCGACCTGTTCATCCTCGCTTCGCAAATTAACCCAGACGCCGATTTCCGACAGAACTGGGAAATCGCCGTGATGAGTTTGAGTGAACCAATCAGCAGCCGTTCGATTGCCCGCTCTGAAGGCGGACAGATCGATGACATCTCAGGAGTCTCAGCTGTTCTGTCTCCAAGCAATTCGTACTTCCTGAATTTCGCCGACGACCTGCTCGCAGTCGTCTCTCCGGCGAACCGACAGTCAGTCAGTCGATGGGCAGATGCTGTGAAAGCTGGGACAACAGGAGACCTTAACTCCTATCTTCTTGACTCTGCGAATCAGCTGTTGGGCGACTCACAAATCGTTCTCGTGATGGACCTCGAAAACGCGGTCAACCCCTTCCGACTGAAGCAGAATCTTTCACAGTCAGAGTTTGTGAAAGGAAACGCACAGAAAGAAGCAGAGTGGCAGCAGCTGATTCAAACACTCAAGGGAATCGCGTTGACGGTCCAAGTTGATACCGCCATCCACGGCAAGCTGCACATCGACTTCGGGACCAGCCCTTCCGTTCTGGGAAGCGACGCAAAAGACGCTGTCATCACCGCATTGAACAACTTCGGACTTGGCCTCGAAAGCATGTCCGACTGGACTCTCGACCAGAGCGGCAATCAGCTCCGCCTCGAAGGAGAGCTGACGAAATCTGACTTGCGTCAGATCATGAGTCTCATCCAGCACCCAAGTGCAAACTTCTCGCTGTTGAAAGATCAACAGCCTGCTGGAGAAAACGACGGCGACAAAGTTGTGGAAGCTTCGAAGCAGTATTTCCAATCGGTCGACACACTGCTCAACGACCTCGAGCACGCTTTCCGAACAAATCGTGATGCTCGTGACTCGTATCCTCGAACTTACATGCAGCGATACGCAAAGAGAATCGACAACTTGCCAATTCTGAACGTCGACAACGATTTGATCAACTACGGCTTGAAAGTCGCTGAAACTCTTCGCAGCGTTTCTGTCACACAGGGGAACGCCAATATCGAAGGCGGCGTCGCAACCAGTGGAGTCACTTCCGGTTTCACCAGCAATGGCTACGGATACGGCGTCAGTTACAGCTCTGCTCGATACGCACAGCAGAGAAAGAACTATCTCAACCGACAAGCTCAAGCTGGCGCCAAAGAAACACGGTTCAGCTCATGGGCAGACATTCAGGACGCCACAGCCCAGATTCGTGTGGAAATGACACAGAAGTACAAGACCGAGTTCTAATCGGTTCGCATGCCTTCTGAAAACTGTGACTCCGTCCTTCGAAAATGTTCGGTCTCACAGACTTCAAAAAGCAACTGCCAGCAAAGAGCCGCGAACGTTGACCGATGTTCGTGGCTCTTTCTCACAATGGGCGTGGTCCCGCCGAAATCGATTTCTACTGACTCCAACTTCTGGCCGCCCTTCGCGAACAGGCTCCAAGATTAAATCCGATGACCGATCCTGAACTCTCCCAGAGTTTCGTTCAGAGTTCCGCGATTGCCCCTGGTCGAGCGATCTGGGAGCTTGCACCCCCACAGGCTTCGCCTTCCACTGCGGTGATCTTCCTCGATGCGGAAATCTATCTGCAAAGCGTCAACGTGGTCGAATGCATTCGCCAGCTCAGTCTTGATTCGACATTGCCAAACTTCACGACATTTTTTGTGTCCAACCATGGACAGGCGGCTCGTAGTGTAGACTTCGTCTGCAACCCGGAATACGCAGCTTTCCTCACTCAGGATCTCATCCCGGACATTCTCCAGCGACACGAGTCGATCGATCCGCAACAGCTGATTCTTGTCGGTCTCAGCCTGTCTGGATTGGCCGCACTTCACGCGAGCCTGCTCTATCCTGACTGGTTCCAGGCGACCATTTGCCAATCCCCATCGATGTGGTGGAAGAACGAAGCCTTCCTCGAACGAATCACTCCTGCGACCAAGCGTCACGGAAAGTACTGGATCAGCGTGGGAGATCAGGAAACAGAGGAAGATGTTGATCACTCCTCAGCCAACCTCCACCAGCAGACCAGCCAACTCGACAGCTGTCGTCGAACTGCTGACAAAATGAAGGAATTCGGCTACCGTGTCCGCTTTGAGATTTTTTCCGGAGGGCACGATGGCCCGAGTTGGTCCGAGGATCTGCTGCGAGCGCTTCCATGGGCATTGTCTCAGCCAGAATGACACTCTGAACCGTTTTTCCTCGTGACGGGTCTCTGTTTCGTCTGTGAACTTGCGAGTGACAGCCGAGAATGCAAGTTTCTGTGCTGTTGATTGCAGTGCCGACACTCTTTAGAACTCGCCTAGCAAGCTCCTTTGACTCGATGATTGTTCCGGAACTCGTCCACAGTCACAATGTGGTCACACCTTCGAAGAATCAACCAGCACCCGATTGCAGGAACTCGTTGCCGGTAAACATGTTGCCAGCTGAATCGTTGTCCTGAGCACCTTATTGTCTCGCCCTGCGTGAGATCGCGAAGACCATCAAAAACTCCTATGTCTGAACTCCCAAAGCTTTACGATCCCCAATCCGCTCAAAACTCGTGGTTTCCGTTTTGGGAACAACGAGGCGACTTCAATGCCGATCCGACACCGGACAAGGATTCGCACACGATCATGATCCCGCTCCCCAATGTCACCGGAGCGCTACATATGGGTCATGCATTGAACGGGACCTGTCAGGATCTCATCACACGATGGAGACGCATGCAGGGTTTCGAAGCACTCTGGATGCCGGGCACCGATCACGCTGGGATTGCAACACAAGCTGTCGTCGAGCGGCGAATGCTCGAAGAAGAAGGCCTGACCCGGCACGATGTCGGCCGCGAGGCACTCGTTAATCGCATCTGGCGGTGGAAAGACGCTTACGAGAAACGCATTATCTCGCAGCAGAAGTCACTCGGAGCAAGCTGTGACTGGAGACGGCTGCGATTCACCCTCGACGAAGTCTGTGCCAAGGCAGTCCGACGAACATTCTTCAAGATGTTTCGCGACGGACTCATTTATCGCGGGAAGCGACTCGTCAACTGGGATGTTCACCTTCAAACCGCTGTTGCAGATGATGAGGTCTTCGAAGAAGAGATCGACGGCTACTTCTGGACGTTCAACTACCCTGTCGTCGATGCCGAAGGCAATCCCACAGGTGAGTTGATTCACTATTCGACGACCCGCCCCGAAACCATGCTCGGCGACACCGCAGTCTGTGTGCACCCGACGGATGAACGGTACACGTCACTCATCGGGAAACACGTCAAAATTCCTGTCAATGGCCGGGTGATTCCGATCATCGCTGATGCACTTCTGGCAGACAAAGAAAAGGGAACCGGGGCAGTCAAAGTGACGCCCGCACACGATCCCAACGACTACGCCTGCTATCTCCGGAATCCGGAAATTGGCGTGATCAACATCCTCAACCCGGACGGAACCCTCAACGAAAACGGAGGAGAATGGGAAGGGATGGATCGCCTTGAGGCACGTCATCACGTCATCGAACGGATGGGCGAACTCAGTCACTTCGAAGGCGTCGAAGATCGAAAGATCCCTCTCAAGCACAGCGACCGCTCCAAAACCCCGGTGGAGCCGTACCTGTCGGATCAGTGGTTCGTGCGGATGACCGACGACGAAGACGGCAAGCCAGGCTTGGCTCAGAAAGCCATCGACGCGGTCGACGATGGTCGCGTTCGGTTCTTCCCGTCTCGTTACGCCAAAACGTACACCGACTGGCTGGCCGAAAAACGGGACTGGTGCATCAGCCGTCAGTTGTGGTGGGGACATCGCATTCCCATCTGGACGGCAGTACTCAGAGTCGGTGGAGTTGGTGAAAGAGAAATCTCAGAGAATGCGACTAGAGTCGCACAAGAGACAGGCCCTCTACTTGCGACTTTTATGGCTGCAAATGGAGTGAGTCCCGATGAGTTTGAGGTCAAATTCAACTCAGGATCCGTTCAAATCTGTGCCGGTTCGAAGAACGCTGAGGCAGCGTTGACGACTCTTGCGGAGTACGAACAATGTAGCGATTTGGAAACTAATCAACCGGAAGCTGGAAAGGATGAAGCGTTCCGCCTTTGCACTGGTTGTTTCTATCACCTTCAGCAAGACCCCGACGTTCTTGACACCTGGTTTTCTTCGGCATTGTGGCCGCATGCCACTCTCGGCTGGCCGGATCGGGAACACAATCCGCCGC harbors:
- a CDS encoding valine--tRNA ligase, whose product is MSELPKLYDPQSAQNSWFPFWEQRGDFNADPTPDKDSHTIMIPLPNVTGALHMGHALNGTCQDLITRWRRMQGFEALWMPGTDHAGIATQAVVERRMLEEEGLTRHDVGREALVNRIWRWKDAYEKRIISQQKSLGASCDWRRLRFTLDEVCAKAVRRTFFKMFRDGLIYRGKRLVNWDVHLQTAVADDEVFEEEIDGYFWTFNYPVVDAEGNPTGELIHYSTTRPETMLGDTAVCVHPTDERYTSLIGKHVKIPVNGRVIPIIADALLADKEKGTGAVKVTPAHDPNDYACYLRNPEIGVINILNPDGTLNENGGEWEGMDRLEARHHVIERMGELSHFEGVEDRKIPLKHSDRSKTPVEPYLSDQWFVRMTDDEDGKPGLAQKAIDAVDDGRVRFFPSRYAKTYTDWLAEKRDWCISRQLWWGHRIPIWTAVLRVGGVGEREISENATRVAQETGPLLATFMAANGVSPDEFEVKFNSGSVQICAGSKNAEAALTTLAEYEQCSDLETNQPEAGKDEAFRLCTGCFYHLQQDPDVLDTWFSSALWPHATLGWPDREHNPPLDESEVAKQTNLAPDESSGAKKNAVLDYFYPGSVLITSRDIITLWVARMVLTGLYNMDDIPFRHVHVHPKILDGFGQTMSKSKGNGVDPVDLIGKYGADAVRFTIASFAGETQDVRLPISYECPHCEEMISPKQYRLETSSIVVPSTLNGEFPVPQGAPKPTMVCTNKKCKKESQFTTPLYDPDPDVPVAKMVSERFEYGRNFCNKFWNAARFAIMNLEASDNGPAYSPAEVTDDQLQLEDRWILSRLSTVANQLDEYLGRYQFDAATRATRDFTWNEFCDWYLEMIKPRLRNEDQRAVAQRVLLVVLDSLVRLLQPFTPFICEELWQRLKEIAPERALPVGEDSAGGKVLEVRPVADACIVASWPKVPTAWQDAALEKRFERLQDTIVAVRNVRAVYSIPPGTSVKLRMRASADVANDMESVSSQFDNLAKAVLEAAGADVERPKGAASFSLGDADGFIPLEGLIDTEEELSRQQKKAEEIRKHIKGAESKLANENFTSRAPEQVVNDVRETLESNKKQLESIEEIIRDLS
- a CDS encoding alpha/beta hydrolase-fold protein; amino-acid sequence: MTDPELSQSFVQSSAIAPGRAIWELAPPQASPSTAVIFLDAEIYLQSVNVVECIRQLSLDSTLPNFTTFFVSNHGQAARSVDFVCNPEYAAFLTQDLIPDILQRHESIDPQQLILVGLSLSGLAALHASLLYPDWFQATICQSPSMWWKNEAFLERITPATKRHGKYWISVGDQETEEDVDHSSANLHQQTSQLDSCRRTADKMKEFGYRVRFEIFSGGHDGPSWSEDLLRALPWALSQPE
- a CDS encoding deoxyhypusine synthase family protein, which encodes MSHRELHDGREDGLKPLESLDLGNVDSFASLLRGMSKTAFAGRQLGHALDIFLEMARDPDCVVVMTLSGAMTVAKMGTVICEMIDRGLVDAVVSTGALMAHGLTESIGLSHYEYDPTKNDTVLFEQGYNRVYDTLEMEANLNDVERLVRAVLTETPPPEGCWSSARLCRELGRKLDTLGEGRGILRSAFQKEVPVFIPAFTDSEVGLDVSTWAMRKALGDRDPSQLTHEEAFDSVPMFNPFLDLQEYARLAGTAKRLGIFTIGGGVPRNWAQQVAPYVDITNDRVGTKFAPPRFRYAIRICPEPVHWGGLSGCTYTEGVSWGKFLPPSEGGRFAEVHCDATSVWPLLMKAVFEELDASS
- a CDS encoding HU family DNA-binding protein, whose protein sequence is MTKKEIVKTISEECGLTQLKTKEIVQKTFEAIIDTLVTEGRIELRNFGVFEVKKRAARKARNPRSGERVDVPEKFVVTFKPGKEMEERVLLLQEQSAQAAQQSSDPQNSAAEQSAPQQPQLNPPPAPQAPPISPTENSQPTNSPTHTQPSNSYPPPGG